The proteins below come from a single uncultured Carboxylicivirga sp. genomic window:
- a CDS encoding glycoside hydrolase family 95 protein has protein sequence MKRILLNILVTILLIGCNSSNIDNCLKLWYDKPAVHFEEALVIGNGKTGATVFGGVHTDKIHLNDATLWSGEPVDRYMNPRAFKNIPVIREALENEDYILAEQLNKKIQGKFSQSYAPLGTMYLEFNNQKDFEDYYRELDISNAVAKVNYKSDGVTYHREYMVSNPDKVMVIKLSADKKNALNFNLKFDSQLKFKSVANENTLEVSGYAPYHTVPSYWGSDNPVRFDEKRGTRFSAHFNVMNEGGEVIVSDSCIQVNEANEVILHICTATSFNGFDKNPASQGLDNQTIAEQLMDQATKKNYKAIKSDHIKDYQSFFNRVKLELGDYNSPELTTDQRLIKYTEGAEDKGLEVLYFQYGRYLLISSSRTEQVPANLQGIWNPYLRPPWSSNYTMNINVEENYWLAESANLSEMHQPFLNFIGNLAETGRVTAQTFYGVDKGWAACHNSDIWAMSNPVGDFGYGDPMWACWNMSGTWVVTHLWDHYLYSGDKEFLSSYAYPLMKGAAKFCLNWLVEDKNGNLITSPSTSPENTYITSDGFKGATLYGATCDLAMIRECFGQTIKASQILNIDASLRDSMSSALSKLYPYQIGKKGNLQEWYHDWEDAEPQHRHQTHLFGLHPGNHITPLTEPDLAEACRTSLEIKGDETTGWSKGWRINLWARLWDGNRAYKLYRELLTYVPPHGAENVNYGGGGGTYPNLLDAHPPFQIDGNFGGTAGVIEMLMQSNEERILLLPAIPDVWSEGTVSGLCARGGFEISMKWKEGKLSEVEVLSKIGNRCSLKYDGKTIGFDTKVGGKYCFVYNSGELKNRTLQ, from the coding sequence ATGAAAAGGATCTTACTCAATATCTTAGTCACTATACTATTGATTGGTTGCAATAGTTCAAACATTGATAACTGTTTAAAACTATGGTACGATAAGCCCGCAGTTCACTTCGAAGAGGCTTTAGTTATAGGTAATGGCAAAACAGGCGCAACTGTATTTGGTGGGGTTCATACTGATAAGATTCATCTTAACGATGCCACTTTGTGGAGTGGAGAACCCGTGGATAGATATATGAATCCCAGAGCCTTTAAAAATATTCCCGTTATCAGAGAAGCATTAGAAAACGAAGACTATATATTAGCCGAACAACTGAATAAAAAAATCCAAGGTAAATTCTCCCAATCGTATGCTCCACTTGGTACCATGTACCTCGAATTTAATAACCAAAAAGACTTTGAAGATTATTATCGGGAATTAGATATTAGCAATGCTGTTGCAAAAGTTAATTACAAGAGTGATGGGGTAACATATCATCGCGAATATATGGTGTCCAATCCTGATAAGGTGATGGTAATAAAGCTATCCGCTGATAAGAAAAATGCGCTAAATTTTAATCTGAAATTTGATAGCCAGTTAAAATTTAAAAGTGTGGCTAATGAAAATACATTAGAAGTGTCTGGATATGCTCCGTATCATACTGTACCAAGTTATTGGGGCAGCGATAATCCGGTTCGTTTTGACGAAAAACGTGGTACAAGGTTTTCTGCTCATTTCAACGTTATGAACGAAGGTGGTGAGGTTATTGTAAGTGATAGTTGTATTCAGGTTAATGAGGCCAATGAGGTTATCTTGCACATTTGTACCGCTACAAGCTTTAATGGTTTTGATAAGAATCCTGCCAGCCAGGGATTGGATAACCAGACTATTGCTGAACAATTAATGGATCAGGCGACAAAGAAAAATTATAAAGCCATAAAATCAGATCATATAAAGGATTATCAATCGTTTTTTAACAGGGTTAAACTGGAGCTAGGCGATTATAATAGCCCTGAGTTGACTACAGATCAACGTTTAATCAAATATACAGAGGGAGCAGAAGATAAGGGTTTGGAAGTTTTGTATTTTCAATATGGGCGCTATTTGCTTATTTCCAGCTCTCGTACCGAACAGGTTCCGGCTAACCTGCAAGGAATTTGGAATCCATATCTTCGTCCGCCATGGAGCAGTAATTATACCATGAATATCAACGTGGAAGAAAATTACTGGTTAGCTGAGTCCGCAAATCTTTCAGAAATGCATCAGCCATTTTTAAATTTTATTGGTAATCTGGCTGAAACAGGTAGAGTTACCGCTCAAACATTTTACGGGGTTGATAAGGGCTGGGCAGCCTGCCATAACTCCGATATTTGGGCAATGAGTAATCCGGTTGGAGATTTTGGTTACGGAGATCCAATGTGGGCATGTTGGAATATGAGTGGAACGTGGGTTGTTACTCATCTTTGGGATCACTATTTGTATTCTGGCGATAAAGAATTTCTAAGTAGTTATGCTTATCCTCTAATGAAGGGAGCAGCCAAATTTTGTCTTAATTGGTTAGTAGAGGATAAAAATGGAAATCTTATCACTTCACCATCAACATCACCCGAGAATACCTATATTACCTCAGATGGTTTCAAAGGTGCGACACTTTACGGGGCAACTTGTGATTTGGCTATGATACGCGAATGTTTTGGACAAACAATCAAGGCTTCTCAAATACTTAATATTGATGCTTCCTTGAGAGATAGTATGAGTAGTGCCCTAAGCAAATTATACCCTTATCAGATTGGAAAAAAGGGCAATCTTCAGGAGTGGTATCACGATTGGGAAGATGCAGAACCTCAGCATCGTCACCAGACACACTTATTTGGATTGCATCCCGGAAATCACATTACTCCGTTAACTGAACCGGATTTAGCTGAAGCTTGCCGAACATCACTTGAAATAAAAGGTGACGAAACTACCGGATGGTCAAAAGGTTGGCGTATTAACCTTTGGGCCAGACTTTGGGATGGGAACAGAGCTTATAAACTATACCGTGAATTATTGACATATGTACCCCCTCATGGTGCCGAAAACGTAAATTATGGCGGGGGAGGTGGAACTTACCCCAATTTATTGGATGCTCACCCTCCTTTTCAAATAGATGGAAATTTTGGTGGTACTGCGGGGGTGATTGAAATGTTAATGCAATCAAATGAAGAACGGATCCTTTTATTGCCAGCTATACCGGATGTATGGTCTGAAGGAACAGTTTCAGGGCTTTGTGCCCGAGGAGGCTTCGAAATTTCAATGAAGTGGAAAGAAGGTAAATTGTCAGAAGTGGAAGTTTTATCTAAAATAGGTAATAGATGCTCCTTAAAATATGATGGAAAAACAATAGGGTTTGATACCAAAGTTGGTGGTAAGTATTGTTTTGTATACAATAGTGGAGAATTAAAAAATAGAACTTTACAATAA